A single genomic interval of Candidatus Sulfotelmatobacter sp. harbors:
- a CDS encoding dihydrodipicolinate synthase family protein: MNWKGVMPAITTCFNLDLSIDYAFMVEHCRRLLDNGCTGIVALGSLGEGATLSHEEKLAILRTCVKAVHGRGPVVAAVSALSTSDAVLLAKAAANLGCDGLMLLPPYVYKGDWREMKAHVAAVFQATPLPCMLYNNPVAYETDFLPEQIRELAEEHLNLAAVKESSADVRRVSAIRALLDRRLEICVGVDDAVLEAISVGATGWIAGLANALPGESVELFHAGLSGDSEKAFELYRWFLPLLRLDTVPKFVQLIKLVQTEVGKGNSRVRPPRLELVGEELEQARRIIREALQSRPEPVAARHRQ, translated from the coding sequence ATGAACTGGAAGGGCGTAATGCCCGCAATCACCACGTGCTTCAATCTCGACCTCAGCATTGATTACGCCTTCATGGTGGAGCACTGCCGCCGACTTCTCGACAATGGATGCACCGGCATTGTTGCGCTCGGGTCGCTGGGCGAAGGCGCGACATTGTCGCATGAAGAGAAGCTTGCAATCCTGCGCACATGCGTGAAAGCGGTGCACGGGCGCGGTCCGGTCGTGGCCGCGGTCTCGGCGCTTTCGACGTCCGACGCTGTGCTGCTGGCGAAGGCCGCCGCGAACCTGGGCTGCGATGGGTTGATGCTTCTGCCTCCTTATGTATACAAAGGGGACTGGCGCGAGATGAAAGCGCACGTCGCGGCCGTATTCCAAGCGACGCCGCTGCCCTGCATGCTCTATAACAATCCCGTGGCCTACGAAACCGATTTCTTGCCGGAACAAATTCGCGAGTTGGCGGAGGAACACCTTAACCTTGCGGCGGTGAAGGAATCGAGCGCCGATGTTCGGCGAGTTTCCGCGATTCGTGCACTGCTTGATCGGCGGCTGGAGATTTGCGTGGGCGTCGATGACGCGGTGCTGGAAGCTATTTCAGTTGGCGCAACGGGATGGATCGCCGGCCTGGCCAACGCTCTGCCGGGCGAATCTGTTGAACTGTTTCACGCTGGTTTAAGCGGAGATAGTGAAAAAGCCTTCGAGTTGTACCGCTGGTTTCTGCCGCTGCTCCGCCTGGATACGGTTCCAAAATTCGTTCAACTGATTAAGTTAGTGCAGACGGAAGTGGGAAAAGGGAACTCGCGAGTGCGGCCGCCTCGGCTCGAGTTGGTGGGAGAAGAACTCGAGCAGGCTCGCAGGATTATTCGTGAAGCGTTGCAGTCCCGGCCGGAACCGGTAGCCGCGCGGCATCGCCAATAA
- a CDS encoding FAD-dependent oxidoreductase: MSIESYDVVIVGAGIVGAACADEFTRGGMRVLVAERESVGSGATATGMGHIVVMDDSEAQFALTRYSQQLWHALRPELPDDCEYEQCGTIWIAADDEEMAEVHRKHGYYSQRGVPATVLDPKALRQLEPNLRDGLAGGLLVPEDAVLYPPRAAQYLMQRAQKNGAQLRPGAAVVHLGQGRVRLTDGVEIASKIIVNAAGVRSPELTSGIEVRKRKGHLVLTDRHPGFVRHEVVELGYLKSAHSVESDSVAFNVQPRRSGQILIGSSRQYGAEHNDVDRKILQRMLQRAYEYMPGLAAMPALRMWTGFRPATPDKLPLIGPSATDKSVFLATGHEGLGITTSLGTARILADSITGAEPEIPIEPYSPARPSTIGS; this comes from the coding sequence ATGAGCATTGAATCCTATGATGTGGTCATTGTCGGCGCTGGAATAGTGGGCGCGGCCTGCGCCGACGAATTTACTCGCGGCGGCATGCGCGTGCTGGTCGCCGAACGCGAGTCGGTGGGAAGCGGCGCCACTGCCACCGGCATGGGCCACATCGTTGTGATGGATGATTCCGAGGCGCAGTTTGCCTTGACCCGCTATTCGCAACAATTGTGGCACGCGCTGCGGCCGGAATTGCCCGACGACTGTGAATATGAGCAGTGCGGAACAATCTGGATCGCGGCTGACGACGAGGAAATGGCCGAGGTTCATCGCAAGCACGGCTACTATTCGCAACGCGGAGTGCCCGCGACCGTACTCGACCCGAAAGCATTGCGCCAATTGGAACCAAATCTGCGAGACGGGCTGGCAGGCGGCCTGCTCGTACCTGAGGATGCGGTGCTCTATCCGCCGCGTGCGGCACAATATCTGATGCAGCGCGCGCAGAAAAATGGAGCGCAACTTCGGCCCGGCGCCGCCGTTGTCCACCTCGGGCAGGGTCGAGTCCGGTTGACGGATGGAGTCGAGATTGCCAGTAAGATTATTGTGAACGCCGCCGGAGTCCGGTCGCCGGAACTGACAAGCGGAATTGAAGTCAGGAAGCGCAAAGGACACCTGGTCCTTACCGACCGCCATCCTGGGTTCGTGCGGCATGAGGTAGTGGAACTGGGCTACCTGAAGAGCGCGCACTCGGTCGAGAGCGATTCGGTCGCATTCAATGTGCAGCCGCGGCGGTCAGGACAGATTTTGATCGGCTCTTCGCGACAATACGGCGCGGAGCACAACGATGTGGATCGGAAAATTCTCCAGCGGATGTTGCAGCGCGCGTACGAATATATGCCGGGACTGGCTGCAATGCCCGCGTTACGCATGTGGACTGGGTTTCGTCCAGCCACGCCCGACAAGTTGCCGCTGATCGGTCCCAGTGCGACGGATAAATCCGTTTTTCTAGCGACGGGACACGAAGGGTTGGGCATCACAACATCACTGGGGACGGCGAGAATTCTGGCGGACTCAATCACCGGGGCGGAGCCTGAGATTCCGATTGAGCCGTACTCTCCGGCCCGACCGTCGACCATCGGCAGTTAG
- the rsfS gene encoding ribosome silencing factor, with translation MTKKSELKQQVSAAIQACLEKKAEELSILEMEKGSGAFTDYFVLCSGTNPRQVQAIADEVEMRLKAANIRPAHVEGYKQAEWVLLDYTDFVVHVFSEKARKFYDLERLWKTAKRLEVGELKAAPKKHKAAAKQASSKTSAPKKTKKKA, from the coding sequence ATGACCAAGAAGAGCGAACTCAAACAGCAAGTTTCCGCCGCTATCCAGGCTTGCCTCGAAAAAAAGGCAGAAGAACTAAGCATTCTCGAAATGGAAAAAGGGTCGGGAGCGTTCACCGACTACTTTGTGCTGTGCAGCGGGACGAATCCGCGGCAAGTGCAGGCGATCGCCGACGAAGTGGAGATGCGCCTGAAGGCCGCGAACATCCGACCCGCACATGTCGAGGGCTATAAGCAGGCCGAATGGGTATTGCTGGACTACACGGACTTTGTTGTGCACGTGTTCTCGGAGAAGGCGCGTAAGTTTTATGATTTGGAGCGCCTGTGGAAGACGGCCAAGCGCCTGGAAGTCGGCGAGTTGAAGGCGGCTCCGAAGAAGCACAAGGCCGCGGCCAAGCAGGCCTCCTCCAAGACCAGCGCGCCCAAGAAGACTAAAAAAAAGGCATAA
- a CDS encoding 23S rRNA (pseudouridine(1915)-N(3))-methyltransferase RlmH: MKIKIAWIGKTKAPAMQELTEEYLKRISRYVQIEGIALRDEAALLEMSGCPQGKNTRAKAASKSTLVLMDSRGKEFSSEQFAKFLGDYQDRNPLPLILAIGSADGFTQQAKAAAQQTISLGKMTLAHELARVVLLEQVYRGFAILKGHPYHSGH; encoded by the coding sequence TTGAAGATAAAGATTGCATGGATCGGGAAGACGAAAGCGCCTGCAATGCAGGAGCTGACCGAGGAATATCTCAAGCGCATTTCCCGTTATGTGCAGATCGAAGGTATTGCGCTGCGCGACGAAGCCGCGTTACTCGAAATGAGCGGATGCCCGCAGGGAAAGAATACGAGAGCGAAGGCGGCGTCGAAATCGACGCTGGTTCTGATGGATTCCCGGGGCAAGGAATTCTCCTCAGAACAGTTTGCCAAGTTTCTGGGAGATTATCAGGACCGCAATCCTTTGCCGCTGATCTTGGCCATCGGCAGCGCTGACGGCTTCACGCAACAGGCCAAAGCCGCCGCGCAGCAGACGATCTCACTGGGGAAGATGACTCTTGCGCATGAACTGGCGCGGGTGGTTCTGCTGGAGCAGGTCTACCGAGGGTTTGCGATTCTTAAAGGGCATCCGTATCACTCGGGACATTAG